The window GGCGCCGGCAGCGGCGTACCGGCCACCGTCCGCGAGGTGGTGGCCTCCGGCCGGCTCGCCCGGCGCGGGGTGCTGCGCCCGGCCGGGGCGGCGGACCGGGCGGCGGTGACCGCCGCGCTGGAGGCCGTCGGGCTCGCCGACCGGGCCCGCGATCCCGTGGCCACCCTCTCCGGCGGGCAGCAGCAGCGCACCCTGATCGCCCGGGCGCTGGCCGGCCAGCCGGAGCTGCTGGTCCTCGACGAGCCGACCGCCGGGGTCGACGCCGCCAGCCAGGAGGCGTTCGCCGGCGCGCTGCACGCCTTCGTCGCCGGTGGCGGCACGGTGCTGCTGGTGGCCCACGAGCTCGGGCCGCTGCGGCCGCTGATCAGCCGGGCGGTCGTCGTACACCAGGGTGGGATCTGCCACGACGGCGCGGTGCCCGAGCCCGCCGGCCACCACGCGGAGCCCGACCACGACCACGTGCACCCGCACGGTCCCGACGAGCCCGCCGGGCTGTGGAGCAGCTGAGATGGAACTCTTCCAGTACCCCTACATGCAGCGGGCCCTGATCGGCGCGCTGATCATCGGCCTGGCCGCCCCGGCGCTCGGCATCTACCTGGTGCAGCGGAAGCTCGCCCTGATCGGCGACGGGGTCGGGCACGTGGCGCTCACCGGCGTCGGCGCGGGCCTGCTGCTCAACCGCTCCCCCGTGCTCGTCGCGGTGGCCGTGGCGACCGCTGGCGCGATCACCATCGAGCTGGTCCGCGCCCGCGGGCGCACCTCCGGCGACCTGGCTCTGGCCCTGCTCTTCTACGGCGGCATCGCCGGCGGCGTGACGCTGGTCGGGCTCTCCGACAGCACCAGCGCCAACCTCAACGCCTACCTGTTCGGGTCGCTGACCACGATCTCCCCGCAGGACCTGACCACCATCGCGGTGCTCGGCATCGCGATCGGGGTGACCATGCTGGCGCTGCGCCCGGCCCTCTTCGCGGTCTGCCACGACGAGGAGTACGCCCGCGTCTCCGGCCTGCCGGTGCGCACGCTCAACCTGCTGCTCGCCGTGGCCACCGCCGTCACGGTGACGATCGCCATGCGGGCCGTCGGGGTGCTGCTGATCAGCGCGCTGATGGTGGTGCCGGTGGCCACCGCGCAGCAGGTGACCCGGGGGTTCCGCAGCACGATGGCGGCGGCGATGGCGCTCGGGCT is drawn from Micromonospora sp. NBC_01740 and contains these coding sequences:
- a CDS encoding metal ABC transporter ATP-binding protein; the encoded protein is MTSPVITVAHGVVGYDGRPVLRDVSLTVTAGEVVAVLGANGSGKSTLIRAALGLVPLSSGSVTLFDRPLRRFRQWHRIGYVPQRLGAGSGVPATVREVVASGRLARRGVLRPAGAADRAAVTAALEAVGLADRARDPVATLSGGQQQRTLIARALAGQPELLVLDEPTAGVDAASQEAFAGALHAFVAGGGTVLLVAHELGPLRPLISRAVVVHQGGICHDGAVPEPAGHHAEPDHDHVHPHGPDEPAGLWSS
- a CDS encoding metal ABC transporter permease, with product MELFQYPYMQRALIGALIIGLAAPALGIYLVQRKLALIGDGVGHVALTGVGAGLLLNRSPVLVAVAVATAGAITIELVRARGRTSGDLALALLFYGGIAGGVTLVGLSDSTSANLNAYLFGSLTTISPQDLTTIAVLGIAIGVTMLALRPALFAVCHDEEYARVSGLPVRTLNLLLAVATAVTVTIAMRAVGVLLISALMVVPVATAQQVTRGFRSTMAAAMALGLFAAGSGVWVAANADTAPGASVVLMAIASFGVVAVLGAAWRMLRRRRTPAAAPTPEPHEVVLH